The Streptomyces achromogenes genome window below encodes:
- a CDS encoding RICIN domain-containing protein — protein sequence MTRSRFLPLWAILLTVMFGAVMGAVAIAPQAHAATAFTSTAVNRSGGNCLDVPGGSTADGLQLIQWTCHGEPNQNFTFTPVGGTTDQYTVGTSAGGRCVDVNGASGADNATIVQRACGTGAGQKFRLVPVTVSGTTGVFGLQSVSSGKCVTPAGDSSASNTGLVQLPCTGTAARTWRLPGFTGSGGGSTPPPTKTVRVYWLKPSDVPFDQRYPDGIANVMREAQRYYQQELGKTFKLNTTVVEVVNGDQPRSWYENTPNGGDRYWWAVTNMQNELARKFGLNNPDSRWLNVGEISAEGEGAGGGASPGWVVLSGHDADGAAGTSGQSMNRWYGGMVHELGHAFGLPDSSSTDGTPMSASFYDYPNTHFSQSQKNQILNGPYGSFLS from the coding sequence ATGACACGATCGAGGTTCCTGCCCCTGTGGGCGATCCTGCTCACGGTGATGTTCGGTGCGGTCATGGGCGCCGTCGCGATCGCACCGCAGGCCCACGCCGCGACGGCGTTCACCTCCACCGCGGTCAACCGCAGCGGCGGCAACTGCCTGGACGTGCCGGGCGGTTCCACCGCCGACGGCCTCCAGCTCATCCAGTGGACCTGCCACGGCGAGCCCAACCAGAACTTCACCTTCACCCCGGTCGGCGGGACCACCGACCAGTACACCGTCGGCACCTCGGCCGGCGGGCGGTGCGTGGACGTCAACGGAGCGTCCGGCGCCGACAACGCCACGATCGTCCAGCGGGCCTGCGGCACGGGCGCCGGCCAGAAGTTCCGTCTCGTGCCGGTGACGGTCAGTGGCACGACCGGCGTCTTCGGCCTGCAGTCGGTGTCCTCCGGCAAGTGCGTCACCCCCGCGGGCGACTCCTCGGCCTCGAACACCGGTCTCGTCCAGCTGCCCTGCACCGGCACGGCGGCCCGGACCTGGCGGCTGCCCGGCTTCACCGGCAGCGGCGGCGGCTCGACGCCGCCGCCGACGAAGACCGTCCGGGTGTACTGGCTCAAGCCGTCCGACGTTCCGTTCGACCAGCGGTACCCCGACGGCATCGCCAACGTGATGCGCGAGGCACAGCGCTACTACCAGCAGGAGCTCGGCAAGACCTTCAAGCTGAACACCACCGTGGTGGAGGTCGTGAACGGCGACCAGCCCCGGAGCTGGTACGAGAACACTCCCAACGGCGGTGACCGCTACTGGTGGGCCGTCACGAACATGCAGAACGAACTCGCCAGGAAGTTCGGCCTGAACAACCCCGACAGCCGTTGGCTCAACGTGGGCGAGATCAGCGCCGAGGGAGAAGGCGCGGGCGGGGGCGCGAGCCCCGGCTGGGTCGTCCTGAGCGGGCACGACGCCGACGGCGCGGCCGGCACCAGCGGACAGTCGATGAACCGCTGGTACGGCGGGATGGTGCACGAGCTCGGGCACGCGTTCGGCCTGCCCGACTCGTCCTCGACCGACGGCACACCGATGTCCGCGTCCTTCTACGACTACCCCAACACCCACTTCAGTCAGAGCCAGAAGAACCAGATCCTCAACGGCCCCTACGGGAGCTTCCTGTCCTGA